A window of the Trichocoleus sp. FACHB-46 genome harbors these coding sequences:
- a CDS encoding cysteine desulfurase-like protein yields the protein MIALDLNWIRSQFPALTQEINGQPAIFCDGPGGTQVPKAVVDAISDYLLTSNANAHGAFATSQRTDALIAAARDAVADFLNCGSDEVVFGANMTTLTYTISRAIGRTLQPGDEIIVTALDHYANVSAWQALAEQGIVIRTVDIHPEDCTLNWEELTRSLNERTKLVAIGYASNAVGTINDVAKIAQLAHQVGARVFVDAVHYAPHGAIDVQALDCDFLVCSAYKFFGPHLGILYGKREHLARLQPYKVLPAPDEVPSRWETGTQNYEGMAGLLATLGYLTELGHRVDPSMQNRRAALTAVTSAIHTYEAELSQALLRGLLEIPGLTIYGITELNRLAERTPTFGLRIKGYTPAELATQLGDRAIFTWHGHFYALGVIERLGLAASGGLLRIGLVHYNTMDEVNRLLQALHEMTEPVGVGFANRLSSQHIS from the coding sequence ATGATTGCCCTTGACCTCAACTGGATTCGCTCCCAGTTTCCAGCCTTGACGCAAGAAATCAACGGTCAACCTGCTATCTTTTGCGATGGTCCTGGTGGTACTCAAGTCCCAAAGGCGGTAGTGGATGCCATCAGCGACTACTTGCTCACCTCCAACGCCAATGCTCATGGTGCTTTTGCTACGAGCCAGCGGACAGATGCGCTAATTGCCGCCGCTCGTGATGCTGTTGCTGACTTTCTCAACTGTGGCAGTGATGAAGTTGTGTTCGGTGCCAACATGACCACTCTCACCTACACCATCAGCCGCGCCATTGGTCGGACCCTGCAACCCGGAGATGAAATCATTGTCACCGCCCTCGACCACTACGCCAATGTTTCTGCCTGGCAAGCTCTAGCGGAGCAGGGAATTGTGATTCGCACGGTGGATATTCATCCCGAAGATTGCACTCTGAATTGGGAGGAGTTGACGCGATCGCTAAATGAGCGCACCAAGTTAGTGGCGATCGGCTATGCCTCCAATGCTGTCGGTACCATTAATGATGTTGCTAAAATTGCTCAACTCGCTCACCAAGTGGGCGCTCGGGTGTTTGTAGATGCCGTTCACTATGCCCCCCACGGCGCAATCGATGTGCAAGCCTTAGATTGTGATTTTCTCGTCTGCTCAGCTTATAAATTCTTTGGGCCTCACCTAGGGATTCTATATGGCAAGCGAGAACATTTAGCACGCCTCCAGCCTTACAAAGTCCTGCCTGCTCCCGATGAGGTGCCGTCTCGCTGGGAAACAGGGACGCAAAACTATGAAGGTATGGCAGGTCTGCTTGCTACCCTGGGCTACTTAACTGAACTGGGACATCGAGTTGACCCATCTATGCAAAACCGCCGGGCGGCTCTAACTGCCGTTACATCTGCGATTCACACCTATGAAGCCGAACTGAGCCAAGCATTACTGCGGGGATTGCTGGAGATCCCTGGTTTAACCATCTATGGCATCACCGAGCTAAACCGCTTAGCTGAACGTACCCCAACCTTCGGTCTCCGCATCAAGGGCTACACCCCTGCGGAACTCGCGACTCAACTGGGCGATCGCGCTATCTTCACCTGGCATGGTCACTTCTATGCCTTAGGCGTAATAGAGCGGCTAGGGCTGGCAGCAAGCGGTGGTTTACTGAGGATTGGCTTGGTGCACTACAACACGATGGATGAGGTGAATCGGTTACTACAGGCATTACATGAAATGACCGAACCTGTAGGGGTGGGTTTTGCAAATAGATTATCCTCTCAACATATATCTTAG
- a CDS encoding DUF4327 family protein: MNRSIHASIEVIQDEARCLVERRVISRHQPIYVLFHYFPVREWVEVEQELEANDFLLRDPVGDLIGHAQWSND, translated from the coding sequence ATGAATCGCTCCATTCACGCCTCTATTGAAGTCATTCAAGATGAAGCTCGCTGCTTAGTCGAGCGAAGAGTGATTAGCCGTCATCAACCTATTTATGTCTTATTTCATTATTTTCCAGTTCGAGAATGGGTAGAAGTTGAGCAGGAGCTAGAAGCTAATGACTTTCTTCTGCGAGACCCAGTGGGTGATTTGATTGGTCATGCTCAATGGAGTAATGATTAA
- a CDS encoding 2OG-Fe dioxygenase family protein, producing the protein MLNLSKPKEFDCLASYILEMVTAVKVDQLKPFFDTLPPDPYLTGNYRFRRLSHFQIEGDRLVKLPHRRLFQSKAYNPLLGDVAREYAELDDALIELEDFQKIIWEFFQFCQLCTPHKEVAVHQIRTTATSQQVGNPAPEGIHRDGVDLVGIFSVNRMQIEGGETHLYKDKQGSPAFTKVLNPGELLVFRDDQYFHFTSSVSAIAPEAGERDVFVFTCPGLFPPE; encoded by the coding sequence ATGCTGAACTTATCCAAGCCGAAGGAGTTTGATTGCCTAGCCAGCTACATTCTAGAAATGGTGACAGCTGTAAAGGTAGACCAACTCAAGCCCTTCTTTGACACCCTGCCACCCGATCCTTATTTAACGGGCAATTACCGCTTTAGGCGTCTCTCTCATTTTCAAATTGAAGGCGATCGCTTGGTTAAATTACCCCATCGACGTTTATTCCAATCGAAAGCTTACAATCCCTTATTGGGCGATGTAGCGAGAGAATATGCCGAGCTGGATGATGCATTAATTGAGCTGGAAGACTTTCAAAAAATCATCTGGGAATTTTTCCAGTTTTGCCAACTTTGCACTCCTCATAAAGAAGTTGCGGTTCATCAAATTAGAACCACAGCTACCTCTCAACAGGTGGGGAATCCGGCTCCAGAAGGAATTCACCGGGATGGGGTTGATTTAGTGGGTATCTTCTCTGTCAATCGCATGCAAATTGAGGGGGGTGAAACACATCTCTACAAAGATAAGCAGGGCAGTCCAGCTTTTACTAAAGTGCTCAATCCAGGCGAGCTTCTAGTATTTAGAGATGATCAATATTTTCATTTCACCTCCTCTGTGAGTGCGATCGCCCCTGAAGCTGGGGAGAGAGATGTCTTTGTCTTCACTTGCCCTGGGCTCTTTCCACCAGAATAA
- a CDS encoding Calvin cycle protein CP12 produces MINTLEVSSLEQAIQDAIAQARTACESTGNTSANCAVAWDIVEELQAERAHRQVKSSKTSLEVYCDQNPDAAECRIYDI; encoded by the coding sequence ATGATTAATACATTAGAAGTCTCTTCTCTAGAGCAAGCCATTCAAGACGCGATCGCTCAAGCCCGGACTGCTTGCGAGTCAACTGGTAATACTTCCGCCAATTGTGCAGTTGCTTGGGACATTGTGGAAGAACTTCAAGCTGAGCGTGCTCACCGTCAAGTGAAATCCAGCAAAACTTCTTTAGAAGTCTACTGTGACCAGAACCCAGATGCGGCTGAGTGTCGGATCTATGACATTTAA
- a CDS encoding cyanophycinase — translation MVIDINQVQMGTHAQAVKQGQLVIIGGAEDKQGDCSILREFVRRAGSRQAKIVVMTVATELPKEVGDNYIQVFERLGVEQVRVVDTDSREEAEAPEALAAIREATGVFFTGGQQDRITKYIKGTKLDRLLHQRYAQGLILGGTSAGASMMSDAMIVEGEAETHPRIEIVETDDGLSFMPEAVIDQHFAQRGRLGRLLSAVAEQPHLLGIGIDENTAIIVSGGQLSVIGAGAVTIVDLQDMVYSNLHNLLKDEGLALCGVKLHILPDGYSFDIKSRSPLVETNSPKAA, via the coding sequence ATGGTCATTGACATCAATCAAGTACAGATGGGAACTCATGCTCAAGCTGTTAAACAAGGACAACTTGTAATTATCGGGGGAGCTGAGGATAAGCAGGGAGATTGCAGTATTCTGCGCGAATTTGTTCGCCGCGCTGGCAGCCGTCAAGCCAAGATTGTTGTAATGACCGTTGCAACAGAATTACCCAAAGAAGTCGGAGACAACTACATTCAAGTATTTGAGCGTCTGGGTGTTGAACAGGTTCGTGTGGTAGATACAGACAGCCGCGAGGAGGCCGAAGCTCCTGAAGCCTTGGCTGCAATTCGCGAAGCCACTGGAGTTTTTTTTACAGGCGGGCAACAGGATCGGATCACTAAATATATCAAGGGCACAAAACTAGATCGGTTGCTACATCAACGCTATGCTCAAGGGTTGATTCTTGGGGGCACCAGTGCAGGGGCAAGCATGATGTCTGACGCCATGATTGTAGAAGGAGAAGCTGAAACTCACCCCCGAATTGAGATTGTAGAAACAGATGATGGCCTCAGTTTTATGCCAGAGGCTGTAATCGACCAACATTTTGCCCAGCGAGGCCGCCTTGGACGCTTGCTGTCAGCCGTGGCTGAGCAACCCCACCTGTTAGGTATTGGAATTGATGAAAATACCGCAATCATCGTTAGTGGGGGGCAACTCTCAGTGATTGGTGCGGGCGCTGTTACTATTGTCGATTTACAAGACATGGTGTACTCAAACTTACATAATTTGCTCAAAGATGAGGGTCTAGCGCTTTGTGGTGTCAAGCTGCATATCCTCCCGGACGGATATAGCTTTGACATAAAATCGCGATCGCCTCTCGTCGAAACAAATTCTCCCAAAGCAGCGTAA